A stretch of Episyrphus balteatus chromosome 2, idEpiBalt1.1, whole genome shotgun sequence DNA encodes these proteins:
- the LOC129912463 gene encoding talin-2 isoform X1, giving the protein MSTLSLRISLEGGRVTKTIQFQPNTTVFDACKVIRDKFADAVQGQPSEYGLFLSDEQNQQGVWLEAGRTLGYYILHNLDVLEYRRKLRTLRVRMLDGAVKTILVDDSQPVSQLMVVICTKIGITNHEEYGLVREESESQNENLPDNKFGTLTLKRKFAEKDRDAKMESLRKKLKTDDEINWVDVGKTLREQGIDESETVLLRRKFFFSDQNIDSRDPVQLNLLYVQARDAILDGTHPVTQDKACEFAGIQVHIQFGDHKESKHKPGFLDLKDFLPQSYVRVKGIEKKVFAEHRKHRDLSEIDAKVLYTKTARELPTYGVTFFLVKEKMNGKNKLVPRLLGVTKDSVLRLDERTKEILVTWPLTTVRRWGASPNTFTLDFGDYADQYYSVQTTEAEPIVQLIAGYIDIILKKKQTKDHFGIEGEEGDALVEESVAPLQTQFFEYGTNEVGKADTKSIAQPVVLRPYDGERPYTQGESQPMQYGAFVGQVNLAHQPPTSKEVRISSVNLTEPQRALLSYISAGQDILLRADEELRTKASIQDLGTDKRSIEWRENTLETSKQAVTSHVASMSAATAQIITATQPDEIDTETISASVSQIAQTIPEVTKEVRLIAALMEDDSGGDRLLEATRNLCSAFSDLLKAAEPENKEPPQSLINAASRIGEATTHVLSTIEEEPPEDTDLQDMLLALAKAVANTTASLVMRAKSIASNCDDDETRNKVIGAASQCALATSQLVACTKVIAPTLHNAECRDQIEMAARNVARAVNNLCEVCTEATDDQKLKGDLLNAARDVSRSLADLLDHVKLSAREHANRLSQEMSPVESVIIGTDILVSSTDPQEMVRHAKVLGQATAQLIQSIKGEAEQQQDSELQRRLLSAAKQLADATAKLVEAARLCAGNPHDSDNQENLRRAAEELREITTTKANTPAMKRGLINRLDYCSKQAATAATQCISAAQNAVQHSDDQQTKQSLLQDCKRAADTIPRLVTSLKTTRSNPDDANAQLNLIEAAEQFIEPGIQLSSSARALQPTVNDIPSAQHLSKSALHLGQSVHELNSAAQRAREACGGQELESALEAVKNLRNVLDDTRTAAQNGSLCRLPGETVENTAQQLSKSAKNVGIALSQLLSTVSHGQRMYAGVAGRDTALALGDFTKSVHGVAATTNNPSVIESADEVVINSVRLIEEAQKTLQNIGEPGALTKAGRDVTAALSKTLDCIPGQREVDNALKNVSELSEILSMNEYPPSTRSYNTLQTELKHVAESLSSSGGQIVHSYASPAQLAETSQVFANNYKDLLSVSMEMAGQTKDDAVRGQIIDCLRNVSTQSCSLLLSAKEIAADPDQPNSKNLLNAAARSVTESINQLVDASISSAPGQKECDNAMRNIESLRVLLEYPHEAITDQGYFECVETATGKSRNLGYAISEMINNAKQSQHVEFGQSVNNVSESIHGLIESSAQAAYLIGVSHPSSVAGRPGIIDQSQLNFAYQGIVQFCDIVSSPKSTKQQKISALTGVAKHTSYLCSICRQASMNTNNPVAKNEFIVGAKHVAGATSNLVEEVKGIEDDHQVPSRQRFVEPLLDAVKAVRQYASSPEFVPVPAKISAEGRKAQEPVLNAGRGVIDGVIEMVKAAKSLALSPDDPPVWQQLSMHSTPVSNSVKHLVDSIREKAPGQAQCDQVLHTLGTCTRELDSCGLAVNAQGLAQRRDNNLQGFSSQTLNAAAELRDKLEPIRLAGKNNAEKLGHAVGEISRYVVPMVNGAIGACTHIVHSSQQMSLINQTKSVVESATQLVSAAKESAGNPRATHAHPLLDESIENTQEAIQELTQTVEKISTESGVVTGLMEQINRAITRLTDKRQSLLNASFSDSFVDYQTRMVQSAKEIARLANEMNAKAGFDPSKLPPLGVDMAQHYTQITQDSVGASTTTTSPEVAMRIRSTVIDLGRSVSQIIQSTAGVRPNDPSGQNDISRNARDVSEKVAQVLAALQAGSRGTQACINAAHTVSGIIGDLDTTIMFATAGTLQSDGDGAFADHREHILQTAKALVEDTKILVAGAAGTQDQLATAAQNAVTTILQLSEAVKRGACSLGSAQPDSQVMVINAVKDVASALGDLINATKLASGKPIHDPTMDGLKESAKVMVLNVSSLLKTVKAVEDEHTRGTRAMEATVEAISQEIRAMQAPPPPGTPQCTPEDLIRVTKNVTLATAKAVAAGASNLQADIVAAANLGRRAISEMLLVCRTVAWNCAETTELRQRTLEAGAAVGESYRELLNGILRNCSADERMHLSRRVAKCVTDLVAMARLLKGSDWIDPEDPTVIAENELLGAAASIDAAANKLANLRPRRQPDVKIELDENMKFDEMILEAAKGIMAASSALVRAANAAQRELIDQGKVARTPLTSSDDGQWSEGLISAARLVAAATHSMVEAAQNLVRGVGTEVMLISTARQVAASTAQLLIACKVKSNPTSEAGRRLQAAGTAVIKSTENLVRAAQQGLDAEEEHTLKINTSMVDGMAQEINARSDVLRMEKQLEEARTKLIRIRQARSRKNVHGGFTTDESDSEYQTATATYGSLQNSQNNTLNRSGYTDTPTSPSYYQSAKSNYTFQQTPQHFHHPEAVSPTFNQSENFPPPPPPLQSTTITSNATFRPNPKLTANAVPRPYPGTGRIASPSSPSPINSTSFETLTSSSVLKNAYLNDSMPPPPSPKKNPGNLEACVKDLHDKTFGQGGVVQITGAYNPGQKYEGYTSRYETRKYEENSDVKPLEAGFSQITLNSDGGKISLVDEGSTRLSSITQRVMERKTFTTTTESRSEKKTEQHSFRLE; this is encoded by the exons ATGTCGACGCTATCTTTACGCATAAGTCTAGAAGGTGGCCGCGTAACAAAGACCATACAATTCCAGCCAAATACGACAGTATTTGATGCATGCAAAGTAATTCGTGATAAATTTGCCGATGCTGTACAAGGACAGC CAAGTGAATATGGATTATTTTTGTCTGACGAACAAAACCAACAGGGTGTGTGGTTGGAAGCTGGACGCACCCTTGGCTATTACATCTTACATAATCTGGACGTGTTGGAGTATCGCCGTAAGCTGCGAACCCTTCGTGTTCGAATGTTGGATGGTGCCGTGAAGACAATTTTAGTTGATGACTCTCAGCCAGTGTCACAGTTGATGGTGGTTATTTGTACGAAAATCGGTATAACCAACCATGAGGAATATGGCCTGGTGCGAGAGGAGTCGGAATCACAAAATGAAAATCTACCAGATAATAAATTTGGAACGTTGACTTTGAAGAGAAAATTTGCCGAAAAAGATCGTGATGCTAAAATGGAGAGTTTAAGAAAGAAACTGAAAACCGATGatgaaa tcaattgggTTGATGTTGGAAAAACTCTTCGTGAACAAGGCATTGATGAATCCGAAACAGTCTTACTTCGGCGAAAGTTTTTCTTCTCAGATCAGAATATTGATTCAAGAGATCCAGTGCAATTGAATTTGTTGTATGTCCAGGCACGAGATGCCATATTGGACGGTACTCATCCAGTTACACAAGATAAAG CTTGTGAATTTGCTGGAATTCAAGTTCATATACAATTTGGAGATCACAAAGAATCTAAACATAAACCAGGATTTTTAGA TTTAAAAGACTTTTTGCCACAATCATATGTCCGGGttaaaggtattgaaaaaaaagtttttgccgAACATCGCAAACACAGAGATCTCTCAGAAATCGATGCGAAAGTTTTATACACAAAAACAGCACGTGAACTACCTACATATGGTGTAACATTTTTCCTTGtcaaagaaaaaatgaatgGCAAAAATAAGCTTGTACCACGTTTGTTGGGTGTCACCAAAGATTCTGTTTTGCGTTTGGATGAAAGAACAAAAGAGATTTTAGTTACTTGGCCATTAACAACGGTGAGGAGATGGGGTGCTTCGCCAAATACATTTACCCTAGATTTCGGTGACTATGCTGATCAGTATTATTCGGTTCAGACAACCGAAGCTGAACCTATTGTCCAATTAATTGCCGGTTATATTgatattattttgaagaaaaaacaaacaaaagatcATTTTGGTATTGAAGGGGAAGAGGGTGATGCTTTGGTTGAAGAATCGGTGGCTCCATTACA aacGCAATTCTTTGAATATGGAACCAATGAAGTGGGAAAAGCTGATACAAAATCAATAGCTCAACCAGTTGTTTTGCGACCATATGAcg GCGAAAGACCATATACACAAGGTGAATCGCAACCTATGCAATATGGTGCATTTGTTGGGCAAGTTAATCTTGCTCACCAGCCGCCCACG TCAAAAGAAGTTCGCATCAGTTCAGTGAATTTAACCGAACCTCAAAGAGCTCTTTTGAGCTATATCAGTGCCGGTCAAGATATTTTACTTCGAGCTGATGAGGAGCTCAGAACAAAG GCTTCAATTCAAGATCTTGGAACAGACAAACGTTCAATTGAATGGCGTGAAAATACCTTGGAAACATCCAAACAAGCTGTGACGAGTCATGTTGCTTCGATGAGTGCCGCCACTGCTCAAATCATTACTGCAACACAACCAGATGAAATCGATACTGAAACAATATCTGCTTCCGTGTCGCAAATCGCACAAACCATCCCCGAAGTAACAAAAGAGGTTCGTTTGATTGCTGCCCTAATGGAAGATGATAGTGGCGGTGATCGTTTGTTGGAAGCTACACGCAATTTGTGTAGTGCTTTTAGTGATTTATTGAAAGCAGCTGAACCTGAAAATAAGGAACCACCACAGAGTTTGATAAATGCAGCAAGTCGCATTGGCGAAGCTACAACACATGTTTTGAGTACGATTGAAGAAGAACCACCGGAAGATACAGATTTGCAAGATATGCTTTTGGCTTTGGCCAAGGCAGTTGCCAATACAACGGCATCACTTGTGATGCGTGCCAAGTCTATTGCGTCGAATTGCGATGATGATGAGACTAGAAATAAGGTTATTGGGGCGGCAAGTCAATGTGCTTTGGCCACAAGTCAATTGGTGGCTTGTACTAAGGTTATTGCTCCAACTTTGCATAATGCCGAGTGTCGTGATCAGATTGAGATGGCCGCGAGAAATGTTGCCAGAGCTGTGAATAATTTGTGCGAAGTGTGCACTGAAGCCACAGACGATCAGAAGTTGAAGGGTGATCTTTTGAATGCCGCCAGAGATGTGTCGCGCAGTTTGGCTGATTTGCTTGATCATGTCAAATTGAGTGCTCGTGAGCATGCCAATCGCCTGTCGCAGGAGATGTCTCCAGTTGAGAGTGTAATCATTGGAACAGATATTTTGGTTTCTTCCACTGATCCACAGGAAATGGTTCGTCATGCAAAGGTTTTGGGACAGGCAACAGCTCAATTAATTCAGAGTATCAAAGGGGAAGCCGAACAGCAACAAGACTCTGAGTTGCAGAGACGATTATTGTCAGCTGCCAAGCAATTGGCTGATGCTACTGCAAAACTCGTTGAAGCTGCTCGTTTATGTGCTGGAAATCCTCACGATTCTGATAACCAAGAGAACTTGCGACGAGCTGCTGAGGAACTGCGGGAGATAACAACAACCAAAGCCAATACCCCAGCTATGAAGCGAGGTCTGATCAATCGTTTGGACTATTGCTCGAAACAAGCAGCTACAGCGGCAACTCAGTGTATTTCCGCAGCTCAGAATGCTGTCCAACATAGTGATGATCAACAGACAAAACAGTCACTTTTGCAGGATTGTAAGCGAGCAGCTGATACTATTCCCAGATTGGTTACCTCTTTGAAGACAACAAGAAGCAATCCCGATGATGCCAATGCTCAGTTGAATCTTATTGAAGCTGCAGAACAATTTATCGAACCAGGCATTCAATTATCCAGTTCGGCTAGAGCCCTTCAACCGACAGTCAATGATATCCCCTCAGCACAGCATCTTTCTAAGAGTGCCTTGCATTTGGGTCAATCGGTTCATGAACTTAACTCAGCTGCCCAGAGAGCTAGGGAAGCATGCGGTGGTCAAGAGCTTGAGTCTGCATTGGAAGCTGTAAAGAACTTGAGGAATGTTCTGGATGATACAAGGACTGCGGCTCAAAATGGTTCACTCTGCCGTCTTCCTGGCGAAACAGTAGAAAATACAGCTCAACAGCTAAGCAAGTCAGCGAAGAACGTTGGAATTGCTTTAAGTCAGCTTTTGTCGACAGTTTCTCATGGTCAGCGGATGTATGCTGGTGTTGCGGGACGTGATACAGCATTGGCTCTTGGTGACTTTACTAAAAGTGTTCATGGAGTTGCAGCCACTACCAATAATCCATCGGTAATTGAATCAGCTGATGAAGTTGTCATAAACTCTGTACGACTAATCGAAGAGGCGCAAAAGACATTGCAAAATATTGGGGAACCTGGCGCTTTAACCAAAGCCGGACGGGATGTTACAGCCGCATTGTCAAAGACTCTCGATTGCATTCCAGGACAGCGGGAAGTCGATAACGCTTTGAAGAATGTCAGCGAATTGAGTGAAATTCTTTCGATGAACGAATATCCTCCATCGACTAGGAGCTACAATACACTCCAAACTGAGCTCAAACATGTGGCTGAGAGTTTGAGTTCGTCTGGTGGGCAGATTGTTCATTCATATGCTAGTCCTGCCCAACTGGCAGAAACAAGTCAAGTTTTTGCAAATAACTACAAGGACCTTCTATCAGTGTCAATGGAAATGGCTGGACAAACCAAGGATGACGCCGTTCGTGGTCAAATAATCGATTGCTTACGTAACGTATCAACTCAGTCGTGTTCCTTGTTGTTGTCCGCCAAGGAAATCGCAGCCGATCCGGATCAGCCCAACTCTAAGAACTTGCTTAACGCTGCTGCTAGGAGTGTAACAGAGAGCATCAATCAACTAGTAGATGCTAGCATATCTTCTGCTCCAGGTCAAAAGGAATGTGACAATGCCATGAGAAATATCGAGTCACTGAGAGTTCTTTTAGAATATCCTCATGAAGCCATTACTGATCAGGGATACTTTGAATGTGTAGAAACTGCTACTGGAAAATCAAGAAACCTTGGTTATGCTATCTCTGAAATGATTAATAACGCTAAACAATCTCAGCACGTTGAATTTGGTCAATCAGTTAACAATGTGTCGGAGTCTATTCATGGTTTAATTGAGTCATCAGCACAAGCTGCCTATCTGATTGGTGTCTCCCATCCAAGTAGTGTAGCTGGTCGTCCCGGAATTATCGACCAATCTCAACTGAACTTTGCTTACCAAGGAATTGTTCAGTTTTGTGATATCGTCAGTAGTCCCAAGTCTACAAAACAGCAAAAGATTTCAGCTTTAACTGGAGTTGCCAAACACACAAGCTATTTGTGTTCGATTTGCAGACAAGCAAGCATGAATACCAACAATCCTGTTGCTAAGAATGAGTTTATTGTTGGAGCCAAGCATGTAGCTGGAGCAACATCAAATTTGGTCGAAGAAGTTAAGGGAATCGAAGATGATCACCAAGTGCCATCAAGACAAAGGTTTGTCGAGCCACTTTTGGATGCAGTCAAGGCTGTTCGTCAATATGCTTCAAGTCCCGAATTTGTTCCAGTTCCAGCAAAGATTTCTGCTGAAGGACGTAAGGCTCAGGAACCAGTATTGAATGCTGGACGAGGAGTAATCGATGGAGTCATCGAAATGGTTAAAGCAGCCAAGTCATTGGCACTCTCTCCAGATGATCCACCAGTATGGCAACAGCTTTCGATGCACAGTACTCCAGTGTCGAATAGTGTCAAGCATTTGGTAGACAGTATTCGTGAAAAGGCTCCAGGTCAGGCACAATGTGATCAAGTTCTTCATACTCTTGGAACATGTACTCGCGAACTGGACAGTTGTGGACTTGCTGTAAATGCCCAAGGATTGGCTCAACGACGCGACAACAACTTGCAAGGTTTCAGCAGTCAAACTTTGAATGCTGCTGCTGAGCTTCGCGATAAACTTGAACCAATTCGACTCGCTGGCAAAAATAATGCCGAAAAGCTGGGACATGCTGTGGGAGAGATTTCACGTTATGTCGTACCAATGGTTAACGGAGCAATTGGAGCTTGCACACACATTGTACACTCTAGCCAACAAATGAGTTTGATCAATCAAACCAAGTCAGTTGTGGAGAGTGCAACTCAACTTGTTTCAGCTGCCAAGGAATCAGCTGGAAATCCTAGAGCCACCCATGCTCATCCTCTTTTGGATGAATCGATCGAAAACACACAGGAGGCTATCCAAGAACTCACACAAACTGTTGAGAAAATTTCCACTGAAAGTGGCGTTGTCACCGGACTCATGGAGCAAATCAATCGAGCTATCACTCGGCTCACTGATAAACGACAGAGTTTATTGAATGCTTCATTCAGTGATTCATTTGTAGACTACCAAACGAGGATGGTACAAAGTGCAAAGGAGATTGCTCGTTTGGCCAATGAAATGAACGCCAAAGCTGGATTCGACCCTAGCAAACTTCCACCACTTGGTGTCGATATGGCTCAGCACTATACCCAGATAACACAAGATTCAGTTGGAgcctcaacaacaacaacatcgcCAGAAGTCGCAATGCGCATCCGATCGACTGTGATCGATTTAGGTCGATCAGTCAGTCAGATTATTCAATCCACTGCCGGGGTACGCCCCAATGATCCATCTGGACAAAATGACATCTCTCGAAATGCTCGAGATGTTTCTGAGAAAGTAGCTCAAGTGTTGGCCGCTTTGCAAGCCGGTTCTCGTGGCACCCAAGCTTGTATAAATGCTGCTCATACTGTTTCCGGTATTATTGGAGACCTAGATACAACCATCATGTTTGCTACAGCCGGAACTCTTCAGTCAGATGGAGATGGGGCATTTGCTGACCATCGTGAGCATATTCTACAAACTGCCAAAGCTCTAGTTGAAGATACTAAAATTCTGGTGGCTGGGGCTGCCGGAACACAAGATCAATTAGCAACAGCTGCACAAAATGCTGTTACCACAATTT TACAACTATCTGAAGCTGTAAAACGTGGAGCTTGTTCATTGGGATCAGCACAACCTGATTCACAGGTTATGGTTATTAATGCTGTCAAAGATGTTGCATCTGCCTTGGGCGATTTAATTAATGCAACTAAGTTAGCCTCTGGCAAACCAATACATGATCCAACAATGGATGGTCTTAAGGAGAGTGCTaag GTTATGGTTTTGAATGTATCTTCGTTATTGAAAACAGTCAAAGCTGTCGAAGATGAACACACCCGTGGTACACGAGCAATGGAAGCAACTGTCGAAGCTATTTCACAAGAAATTCGg GCAATGCAAGCACCACCACCACCTGGTACCCCACAATGCACTCCAGAAGATCTTATTCGAGTAACAAAGAATGTCACCTTAGCTACGGCCAAAGCTGTTGCTGCCGGTGCTTCTAATTTACAAGCTGATATAGTAGCAGCTGCAAATTTGGGTCGACGTGCGATATCCGAAATGCTTCTTGTTTGTCGCACCGTTGCCTGGAATTGTGCTGAAACTACAGAGCTTCGTCAAAGAACACTGGAAGCTGGAGCTGCTGTAGGTGAATCCTACAGAGAACTCTTGAATGGAATTCTTCGTAATTGCTCAGCCGACGAACGGATGCATTTGTCACGAAGAGTAGCAAAATGTGTTACAGATCTTGTTGCAATGGCTCGTCTACTAAAGGGTTCCGATTGGATTGATCCTGAAGATCCAACTGTAATTGCTGAAAATGAATTACTTGGAGCTGCAGCTTCTATAGATGCTGCTGCTAATAAATTAGCAAATTTAAGACCTCGAAGACAACCTGATGTTAAG aTTGAACTCGACGAGAATATGAAATTCGACGAAATGATTTTAGAAGCTGCTAAAGGTATTATGGCTGCATCATCGGCTTTGGTACGAGCAGCTAATGCTGCTCAAAGAGAACTCATCGATCAGGGTAAGGTAGCTCGCACTCCCTTAACCTCATCCGATGATGGTCAATGGTCTGAAGGTTTGATATCAGCGGCAAGATTAGTAGCTGCTGCCACTCATAGTATGGTAGAAGCTGCTCAAAACCTTGTTCGTGGTGTTGGCACTGAGGTTATGCTCATATCGACTGCAAGACAAGTAGCAGCATCAACTGCTCAACTACTTATTGCCTGCAAAGTTAAATCCAATCCAACTTCTGAAGCTGGTCGTAGATTGCAAGCTGCCGGTACCGCTGTTATCAAATCAACAGAAAACCTCGTTCGTGCAGCCCAACAGGGTCTGGATGCCGAAGAAGAACACACTCTGAAAATCAACACAAGCATGGTTGATGGTATGGCACAAGAAATCAATGCCAGATCAGATGTGTTACGCATGGAGAAACAACTCGAAGAAGCACGAACCAAGTTGATTCGAATTCGACAGGCGAGATCAAGAAAGAATGTCCATGGAGGATTCACCACAGACGAGAGTGATTCGGAATACCAAACCGCAACAGCTACCTATGGAAGTCTTCAGAATAGCCAAAATAAT ACACTTAATCGGTCGGGTTATACTGACACTCCAACATCTCCGAGTTATTATCAATCAGCCAAATCAAATTACACTTTCCAACAAACACCACAACACTTCCATCATCCCGAAGCTGTTTCACCCACATTTAACCAAAGTGAAAATTTCCCACCCCCACCTCCACCCCTCCAATCTACCACAATAACTAGTAATGCCACATTTAGACCTAATCCCAAGCTAACAGCTAATGCAGTTCCACGTCCCTATCCAGGGACTGGCCGAATTGCCTCACCATCAAGTCCATCTCCCATTAATAGTACATCTTTTGAAACTCTAACCTCTTCATCGGTATTGAAAAATGCCTACCTAAATGACTCAATGCCACCACCACCTTCGCCCAAGAAGAATCCAGGCAATTTGGAAGCATGTGTCAAGGATCTGCATGACAAGACATTTGGACAAGGTGGTGTTGTTCAAATAACTGGAGCTTATAATCCAGGACAAAAATATGAAGGATATACTTCAag atATGAGACAAGGAAATATGAAGAAAACAGTGACGTGAAACCCTTGGAAGCTGGCTTTTCTCAGATCACTTTGAATTCGGATGGTGGAAAGATCTCTCTGGTCGATGAAGGATCAACTCGTTTGTCTTCAATCACACAACGTGTAATGGAACGAAAAACctttacaacaacaacagaatCTCGGTCGGAGAAGAAGACCGAGCAGCACAGTTTTAGATTAGAATAA